The sequence acagagagaaagagtgaatgggaaatatcttagagaaagctgctatcaccgcattaaagactctgcacctagctttctggccgcattaatgaagaaatgacctctgaacagtagtgaTCAACTGAACAGTAGTGATCAACCTTACAGtcattgtttgaagacttcaagagggtggtggatgggacaagtatctagattgGTGATCTGAGCCATATGTGGAAGAAGGAGGatgaaataaaaggaaagaaatgacATTCAAGGAAGGGGatcagagaagaaagagaaaaatactgTACACACCACCTTTAATTGTAATCCAATTTTAAGACAAGGAAAAGCAATACAAGtgatcctcggcttacgtctgaggagagTTTCTATTACATAATCAGTTCGTCGCATGTAGATTGTGgatctagcccatcatttttgttatccaacatccataaaacctagatttcaagatcacactctacaaatttcattgtataggGCTTTTTGAGCCTACACCCTTCATACTGTTGGGTTCGGGTGTGAATTGTGACCTTATAGGTACTTTTAAAGAAATTGTTAACaaactattttaggaaagttttgacactacttttatgaaaaatagaaaaagttatcaaaaaaaaaaatattttttttctattcttattaaattttttctaaaatagttcaCTAATAAATACTTTTAGGACATCTATTAatattttccttatatatatatatatatatatatatatatatatatatttattttgttgtgaaaaagatGTAggcaactctttttttttttttgtattattatattttttttaaagatataatTCTATATAAAATCCAAGAGACATGTAAGATTGAGGTTGGAGGGTAGACAATCAAAATCATGGCTTAATGGTCAAGGTAGTctacttattcttctttacttaatatgttatgttttttttaaaatattttttagtttagtttatttttttaagtaatctaactttactattattataAATGCAACAAGAACATGTGCACTTAAGAAGACCGATAACTTGCTACTTTGCTGActtacttgttttgtttgttttaagatctatcgctttttgaagatgtaaacttgtaattatatgCATTTTGACAGTGAACTATTAATATTGAAAACTTTTTCCATCATAAATTTatgactataaataatttttgccatgctcaaaactgtcaaaattggaaggatattaacaagtggcattaagtgcaattcatttgcttaattgattttattcattttcgCTAAACAGGTtgtcattgatttgtttttgtaattgaaaaaaaaaaaaaaaacttgtttgaaaaatatgggtCAACCTGACTTGATCCGACCCGACCATTTTGCCATGTCTTGTGGGCCGAAAGGTCCGAAACTATCTTTTAATAAGTGAGACCTAATAtgtgagaatttaaataaaaggTAAAGTGGAGGAGACAAGAATTGAAATAAGAATCTCTTGCTAAAAACACGTGTGAgtgttttaataatttaaagagtttttttttttaagctaataATTTAAAGAGTTAAATGTAAGCCGGTGATAGCCTAGGAAGAAAACGTGTAACTcgcttaaaataaaaatgaaccgTTCCGTCTTGATGAAATTGAAACCCTAGTCAAACCCTCCGAATTCAATTTTCCGTTGGAGTTGTATACGCCCACCATCTTCTTGCTCGCCAAATATCGATTGAACTCATTGGCGTGGGTCAAATGTATGGATCGGAGAAAGTCCCCGACGACTCCGAGCGAACCGCTTTCAGAAAAGCCGAGAAGAAGTACAAGCTATACTACGATGACACTTCCAAATCCTCCAAAAAGTactcaattctctctctctcttccatcaATTTGCTTTGCAAACATGTCTTATTTTAAGCTTTGCGACCACTTTCTCTCAGgaaaaaacaaccaaaaccaGTGGATTTATCTGAGGTCCTCGATTTCAAATCCATTCTAGAATCTTACAATCAGAGCGGTGACCTTCCGCCTGgaattctctctcttcaatgCGATTTCAATTTTCCAGTTTTCTCCTTGGAAAACCGCCCTGGTATAATAAGTTCCTTCATTCCGagctataaaattatttattattattttagtatacaaattgcaaaatttttcatgtttttggtGGCGACGGAATTGAATGACTAGTAAATCAATCAGCTATAAATCAAATGTCTTCATACTTCACAATCAGTTCAATAAGAGCTTTGGCTACATTACTAATTTCCTATTGTTTGCAATTATAAGAATTTCTTTGTTATTCTTTTTCAGtaagacatatatatatatacacacacacaccactgCATAGCATTTCATGGAAAGAGTATTTTGGCGAATACACTTATGGGTTACATTATCAAGATGATTGGAGGTCAATTACCAACTCgttataaaaatgtttaaatttcaagatgTTTAAATGAGCTTGTGGATTAGATGATAAATAACGTCCAATTAGCACGAAATTTGCGAGCATATTAAGAACAACGAAATTCTGTAATCttatggttggattttcaaaatattaattctaTAAAAAGTTATGGACTGGTGTTACATGCAAAGACTTACACCAAGTGTTACTTGATCCTAatcctatatgtgtgtgtgtgtgtggctgttttgaagtaaaatagtTTTCTATCTATTGGGTTTTAAGAGAGGTTTTAATGGCTGGAATCTTATTTTAATGGCAAAATGTCCATCCCATGTTGTAGtacataaaaattatactttgcCGTTTGCAATGCagggttttattttattcctGGAGCATTGAGCATAGAAGAACAATGCCAATGGATAAGGGAGAGCTTAACCACCTTCCCTCAACCTCCAAACAGAACGAATCACAATGCATTTTATGGTCCTATAAATGACTTATTCATTgctgcaaaagaaaagaaagtattgGTTGAAGAAGGGAATGGTCCCACTAGTTTGGACTCCAAATGTAATCCTTCTGACAGCAATGGAGATGTCCATGGATGGGAATTCTATGAAGGACATACAGTGTCTTCAAGAGGAAATACATGCAAATCAATTTTGGCCTCTGTTCTTTTGCGGAAGTTGCGTTGGAGCACCCTTGGCTTGCAATTTGACTGGTCGAAGGTACATGCTGACctatttttcatattatttttccattttcgtGTTTTACCCACCTATGTTTTTACTTGTTTGTTCTATGgtcaattttcttttgcatTGTTTTAAGTAATTATCATTGCAATGTCCATAATGCTTTATACTACGTTATTTGGTATAGTAGATTATAGATCAATATAATTTCTGTAGAATAATTATACTTGATGCATAAATGTAGGTGCTCGAGTTAGACAGTACTTAAATCAAAAGTTTAATTGTATGGTGCATTTGCATAGAATGTCTGTTAATTTGTTATAACATTAAGCTGAAATAAACTCTATAAGAAAATATGCACCTCATTCTATGCATGTTTCATGATTATATGCAGTTGTCACAATGAGATGGCATCTAGCTCAGGTGGTGAAGCTTCAATGTTGTATCTGCTGATCTGAGTTTAATGGCTCCATCTAGACTTATAATTTAGTAAAACTgtaataaacattttatttgaatataGAGAGACAATATTAACCTCATAAGTCCTAAGCACATAGAATATGGATTTTGTCAAAGTCATATCCTGTTTGAGTAATCAAAATTCATTTGCTTACAGCTAAATCTTTTTAATGGAATGATGGCTTGGACCATGTGCAGGCAAACTATTGAACAAAATAAGGACCATGGttattttcattgaatttatAAACCTATTTATGTTCATTATGTAGAGGAACTATAATATATCTCTCCCACATAACAAGATTCCTGATGCTCTGTGTCAACTGGCTAAAAGAATGGCAGCACCAGCAATGCCTAAGGGGGAACAATTCCAGCCAGAAGCTGCAATAGTGAACTACTTTGGGATAGGTACTCTTTAAgtctgaagaaaaaaatttatatcttgaTTTGAGAaagtttaaattgttttttttcattatagtaatccttttttttcccatgCAGGTGATACACTTGGGGGCCACCTTGATGACATGGAAGCAGATTGGAGTAAACCTATAGTAAGCATGAGGTATCTTTCTATGCCTctctcttattaaaaaaaaaaagagccaagACCATGTTAGGTCCTAATTCATCTTTTACATTTCCTCAGTTTGGGCTGCaaagctatttttcttttgggagGAAAGTCTAGAGAGGATCCTCCATTGGCAATGTTTCTTCGGAGTGGTGATATTGTTCTAATGGCTGGAGATGCAAGAGAATGCTTTCACGGTAAGGGTAAACTTTCAGCTAGTAGACTATTTGTTTGGAGTACATGTGGATGATACTTGTTTCTCTTATCCATTTTGAAGTTCGTCAAATCTTTTCTCATATAACTTCAATAGAAAGCATATTTTCAGGGacttatccacaaaaaaaaaaaaaaaaacctgcatATTTTAGTGGATGGTAAATCAGAGTTTAGGAAACAATTTAGGATTTGATAATTGCAAAAAACTTATGCTTCTGTGTTCTACTTGTACAACCTATGCTGCTTTCATGTTCGAAAGCAATGATTTCATCATTTATAAATTCACAACTGATCTACAGAGTATCcttttaagaaaatcaaatttcctaAGGAAATCTCAGGGATGTAGAGGGCTGAAAAAAGCTGCTCATGAGTGACAAGAACTTTTTTATCTCAGTAATTTGCAGCCAAGTCTAACAATTACAGTTATTATGAGTTCTAGTTatctcaactagtaaagtttattatcgttgaataaaagatctagGGTTTAAACCTTGCCTACATCAAATTCCTATTAGTGTCTTGgcctaatgataaagagcaattatcatGGAACGAATACCATTGgttgaaattttatcttatatatatataaagagtaaaacaatacggttaattttttgggaaaaaCTCCATTGTGTGGCATACTCATGCCACATTTACTGCTCTTCTAAAAACTCACTTTTATAATTCTTTATATTAGTAAGTTGTTTATATAGGATTGTTAGTTGTGCTATATCTCATTGGTGCATTGAGAATCTTGTTTCAAAATGTATGTTAATCTAGCTGCTCTATGATTATTAACTCCCCGCAATTTTCTTCTAAAAGGCCTCATTGGACATCTACCTTTTCTCTTGTCACAGGTGTGCCCCGGATCTTCACAGATAAAGAACATGCTGAAATCACCCCCATAGAGTTGCAATTCTCACATGGAGATGATCTTTGTTTCTTAGAATATATCCGAACTTCAAGAATCAACATAAATATCAGACAAGTCTTTTGagtttgttttttctctttctttcaccAAATTTTTGTCCCTAGAATATAGAATTTTGAGAGGTGACAAGTGATACTTGAGGACAAGATGTAGGGAAGTTGTGAAGTTTATGCACCTGATTTTGTACTGAAGATACCAGAACTAACAAATGAAAACAATGGAGTAGAAGCGGTCAGGAAGACATAATGGCTGCCAAAGCCCGCCTGAGTTTCTGAACCTAAAACAGAGCTAAAATGGAATTAGCCAATTAGGACTTGTTGAGTTTATTGGAGTTGGAGATGTTCTCATGTTAAATTTCGCCGTAGGCTGTATCATTTAATAAGTTTATCGTGACTCATTTTTGCACTCATCCTAATCATTTTATGTAtcaattttttgggtttggataATTATATTAATCAAACCAACTTTAATAAGTGCATAGCATTATTTCTGTAGCAACTTACATCTAAACTTGGTTAACTGTAATTAGTGAGTCAAGGGTCAAATCTCATGCTTTTCTTATAATCCCTTTCTAAGAATGTGGCAGTGCTTGTGTAAAGCCCAGTTGGCACACTATACCCAACTGTATCTTGGGTCACAATTTTGAGCCTGAGGAGTTGCTTCGGCATTAGCATATTGATGAGTGGGcgcaaaaccaaaaaatagaaaa comes from Castanea sativa cultivar Marrone di Chiusa Pesio chromosome 3, ASM4071231v1 and encodes:
- the LOC142627254 gene encoding DNA N(6)-methyladenine demethylase ALKBH1A produces the protein MYGSEKVPDDSERTAFRKAEKKYKLYYDDTSKSSKKKKQPKPVDLSEVLDFKSILESYNQSGDLPPGILSLQCDFNFPVFSLENRPGFYFIPGALSIEEQCQWIRESLTTFPQPPNRTNHNAFYGPINDLFIAAKEKKVLVEEGNGPTSLDSKCNPSDSNGDVHGWEFYEGHTVSSRGNTCKSILASVLLRKLRWSTLGLQFDWSKRNYNISLPHNKIPDALCQLAKRMAAPAMPKGEQFQPEAAIVNYFGIGDTLGGHLDDMEADWSKPIVSMSLGCKAIFLLGGKSREDPPLAMFLRSGDIVLMAGDARECFHGVPRIFTDKEHAEITPIELQFSHGDDLCFLEYIRTSRININIRQVF